The Heptranchias perlo isolate sHepPer1 unplaced genomic scaffold, sHepPer1.hap1 HAP1_SCAFFOLD_163, whole genome shotgun sequence genome has a window encoding:
- the LOC137309369 gene encoding probable G-protein coupled receptor 139, with translation TESSLISPVSDFTVSVSLFLSVNLLAIVILSRGKCGLSKCITRYLVAMATADLLVIVCNVILYRIAHLYWGDTFLLYTRVCRFILFLAPTATDSSVWLTVAFTFDRFVAISCQKLKTKYCTEKSSLVIIVTLSALFGLKNIPRLFVYVPYAYVTINNIPWGCRVSSQFYIRPAWIAFSWIEQLLTPLLPFCLILLFNALTVRRILVASRARRSLRDLSNSENDKDPEMKNRRRSIVLLFAISGSFILLWMTTVVYFLYYRISGVFNRRSLFNPFATFEQAGIMLQLLSSCTNTAIYTVTQSKFREELLNAIKYPFTLIGELVK, from the coding sequence ACTGAGAGCTCATTGATCAGCCCGGTTAgtgatttcactgtttctgtttctctctttctctcagtgaacttgctggcgattgtgatcctgtcccgtggaaagtgcggtctctccaaatgtatcactcgctacctggtggccatggcgacggcggatctcctggtgattgtctgtaatgtgatcttatatcggattgctcatctttattggggggacactttcctgctctacactcgtgtttgcagattcattctcttcctggctcctactgccacagacagttctgtttggttaacggtcgcttttacctttgatcgttttgtagccattagttgtcagaagctgaaaacaaaatattgcactgaGAAAAGTTCACTTGTGATTATCGTGACTTTGAGCGCGCTGTTTGGTTTAAAGAACATTCCCCGGCTCTTCGTGTATGTTCCGTATGCGTATGTAACAATTAACAATATACCGTGGGGTTGTCGTGTATCATCACAGTTTTATATTCGACCCGCATGGATCGCATTTTCCTGGATTGAACAGCTGTTAACCCCGTTGCTtccattctgtttgattttattgtttaatgctctcaccgtcagacgcattttagtggccagtcgggcccgaaggagcctccgggacctcagcaatagtgagaatgacaaggaccctgagatgaagaaccgcagaaggtccatcgttttactttttgccatatccggaagttttatcctgctctggatgacaacggtggtatattttttatattatcGAATTTCAGGTGTCTTTAACCGCCGATCTTTGTTTAACCCTTTTGCAACCTTCGAACAAGCGGGAATTATGCTTCAGCTTCTGAGTTCCTGCACGAACACGGCCATTTACACAGTGACCCAgagtaagttcagagaggagctgctcaATGCGATTAAATATCCGTTTACTCTAATTGGTGAATTGGTCAAATGA